One segment of Cutaneotrichosporon cavernicola HIS019 DNA, chromosome: 4 DNA contains the following:
- a CDS encoding uncharacterized protein (Polyprenyl synthetase), translating into MDYSTLRETFKRDAWTESQERILLEPFTYLNSVAGKEVRSQLIAAFNLWLNVPEPDLEVIRHIVSMLHNASLLMDDVEDDSELRRGVPVAHMIYGVPQTINTANYVYFLAFQELLQLRESKGQAAAPDLVAMVTEELLNLHRGQGLDLFWRDSLTCPTEEEYVQMVLGKTGGLFRIAVKLMMARSESTIDFVPLVNLISIWFQIRDDYMNLASGTYADNKGFAEDLTEGKFSFPVVHGVRADTTNRQILNVMQKRTTSHALKAHTVDYLAKETKSFEYTRGVLDTLLKQIKDEVAELGGNRALEKIIEALEKTPTEH; encoded by the exons ATGGACTACTCGACCCTGCGCGAGACATTCAAGCGCGACGCATGGACGGAATCGCAGGAGCGG atCCTCCTCGAACCGTTTACATACCTCAACTCGGTGGCCGGCAAGGAGGTACGGTCGCAGTTGATTGCCGCGTTCAACCTGTGGCTCAATGTTCCTGAGCCGGACCTCGAGGTTATCCGGCACATTGTGTCCATGCTGCACAACGCGAGTCTACT catggacgatgtcgaggatgacTCGGAGCTGCGCCGCGGTGTACCCGTCGCGCACATGATCTACGGTGTACCCCAGACCATCAACACGGCCAACTATGTCTACTTCCTAGCGTTCCAGGAGCTTCTACAGCTCCGCGAAAGCAAAGGACAGGCGGCCGCGCCCGACCTTGTCGCTATGGTCACTG agGAGCTCTTAAACCTCCACCGCGGGCAAGGCCTAGACCTCTTCTGGCGTGACAGCTTGACGTGTCCGACCGAGGAAGAGTATGTCCAGATGGTGCTTGGGA AGACTGGGGGCCTGTTCCGCATCGCCGTAAAGCTCATGATGGCACGGTCCGAGTCCACAAT tgaCTTTGTCcccctcgtcaacctcatctCGATTTGGTTCCAGATCCGTGACGACTACATGAATCTGGCCTCGGGCACT taCGCCGACAACAAGGGCTTTGCAGAAGATCTGACAGAGGGCAAGTTCTCGTTTCCCGTCGTGCACGGCGTCCGCGCGGACACGACCAACCGCCAGATACTCA acgtAATGCAGAAGCGCACAACGTCAcacgcgctcaaggcgcaCACTGTCGACtacctcgccaaggagacCAAGTCGTTCGAGTATACACGCGGCGtgctcgacacgctcctGAAGCagatcaaggacgaggtAGCCGAATTGGGAGGGAACCGCGCGCTGGAGAAGATTatcgaggcgctcgagaagaCGCCGACTGAGCATTAG
- a CDS encoding uncharacterized protein (Carboxylesterase family), with protein sequence MDDMTGEQLALPSDRVRAYTRHGPIVGGRVRNGVQVFLNVPYALPVSRWTDAAPLPPTYRYPEREYTVDGAYCAQPGRAYTAHIPVRQRLGLGQPTENPFFADIYVPSDAELECPPLESLERTGLRPVRVFVHGGFLQFGSTSGSTYNQQFFAAEHFGEVRVLLGHRVSALGFLASPRLEGNWGFKDVWLGIEWVQSNIAAFGGDPTQIHLSGLSGGAHIVHQLLHRAARGQDAAFVSATLQSNAILTDPLSRHAREDQFAQLASALGLDPNDPLVVERMRDREQIPTGRLIAAIEGMGTESTFRGVADDLHGRDQMAFQASGELARGLAAAGVRVVVLGDVRDEAHFYAQCHPCPSPADLVPNVARYYPLPTTTALLASYPPLTSMSEDACQARMGRVLADGQVHLPVRLLARDLAATGLPVVRYTIEMVVQALGTRGSIPHGSDLPIQHLRLSAMTEDEARLALEWHAAISAATQPALQGDGSAFVQKPEDQVLTLDESGVSWRRDWRWDTLRAAEAAVRPPQPLAHM encoded by the exons ATGGACGACATGACCGGCGAACAGCTCGCCCTGCCCTCCGACCGCGTCCGCGCATATACGCGCCACGGCCCGATTGTCGGGGGGAGGGTGCGGAATGGAGTGCAGGTATTTCTCA ACGTACCGTACGCGCTTCCCGTGTCGCGATGGACAGACGCGgcccctctccctcccacATATCGCTATCCCGAACGCGAATATACCGTCGATGGCGCGTACTGCGCCCAGCCCGGCCGGGCATATACTGCACACA TTCCTGTACGCCAACGTCTGGGCCTGGGTCAGCCGACCGAGAACCCGTTCTTCGCGGATATATACGTGCCCTCGGACGCCGAGTTGGAATGTCCACCCCTCGAAAGCCTCGAAAGGACGGGGTTGAGGCCTGTCCGTGTTTTTGTGCATGGTGGGTTCTTGCAGTTTGGGAGCACGAGCGGGTCGACGTACAACCAGCAATTCTTTGCTGCGGAGCATTTTGGCGAGGTCCGCGTGTTGCTGGGACATCG TGTTTCGGCGCTGGGATTTctcgcctcgccgcgtCTAGAAGGTAATTGGGGATTCAAGGATGTCTGGCTCGGCATCGAGTGGGTCCAGTCCAACATTGCTGCTTTCGGGGGCGATCCAACCCAGATCCACCTCTCGGGCttgagcggcggcgcgcacaTTGTCCACCAGCTACTACatcgggcggcgcggggcCAGGACGCGGCGTTCGTCAGCGCGACGCTGCAGAGTAATGCCATCCTCACGGATCCGTTATCACGACACGCACGAGAGGACCAGTTCGCCCAACTCGCCTCTGCTCTCGGGCTCGATCCCAATGATCCACTAGTCGTGGAGAGGATGCGTGATCGGGAACAAATCCCGACTGGGCGCCTGATCGCGGCGATAGAGGGCATGGGAACCGAGAGCACGTTCCGTGGCGTCGCGGACGACCTGCACGGTCGAGACCAGATGGCTTTCCAAGCTTCTGGGGAATTGGCGCGTGGCCTCGCCGCTGCTGGTGTGCGTGTGGTCGTTTTAGGAGATGTGCGCGACGAAGCACACTTCTACGCCCAGTGTCATCCATGCCCATCCCCAGCTGACCTCGTCCCAAACGTGGCGCGGTATTACCCACTCCCAACTACTACTGCGCTACTCGCGTCTTATCCGCCCCTCACGTCCATGTCCGAGGACGCGTGTCAGGCGCGTATGGGACGGGTGTTAGCGGACGGACAGGTACACCTCCCTGTGAGGCTGCttgcgcgcgacctcgctGCCACTGGCCTCCCGGTCGTGCGGTATACCATAGAGATGGTTGTGCAGGCGCTCGGTACCAGGGGGAGCATACCGCATGGCAGTGACTTGCCCATCCAGCACCTCAGATTATCCGCCAtgaccgaggacgaggcaCGATTAGCGCTCGAGTGGCACGCGGCCATCAGCGCCGCCACGCAGCCTGCACTCCAAGGTGACGGGAGCGCCTTTGTCCAGAAGCCAGAGGACCAGGTGCTTACTCTAGACGAGAGCGGGGTGAGCTGGCGACGCGACTGGCGGTGGGACACGTTACGCGCTGCTGAGGCTGCGGTGCGCCCACCACAACCGCTCGCACACATGTAG
- a CDS encoding uncharacterized protein (AAA-ATPase Vps4-associated protein 1) encodes MFQNVYYERKVGTSQPCYVCRRPTTTVLATLKTEDFLYTCQGHLTDVGFATLIAAPSGPSADDIRKVVDEYRARETRRTETKAEKDDKDDKDKDKEKKEKESGGLLSYLPSLPGFGHEEKESSSPKSPRSPAPVTPVNVPSSPAPPAHRKFALHRAIFSSRQGELARKAQTARAKEVSKTLPQAPRGSF; translated from the exons ATGTTCCAGAACGTCTACTACGAACGA AAAGTCGGCACCTCGCAACCGTGTTATGTCTGTCGCCGACCCACTACCACCGTGTTGGCCACGCTCAAGACGGAAGACTTTCTGTATACTTGCCAAGGGCATTTGACTGATGT AGGGTT cgcaACGCTAATCGCGGCGCCATCGGGACCGAGCGCCGACGATATTCGTAAAGTTGTGGACGAGTACCGTGCGCGAGAGACCAGGCGGACTGAGACCAAGGCTgagaaggacgacaaggacgacaaggacaaggacaaggagaagaaaGAGAAAGAGAGCGGCGGGTTGTTGTCGTACCTCCCCTCCCTGCCCGGGTTTGGGcacgaggagaaggagagctcgtcgcccaaGTCTCCTCGTTCGCCTGCCCCCGTTACTCCCGTCAATGTCCCGTCGTCCCCTGCCCCGCCGGCACATCGCAAGTTTGCGCTGCACCGCGCCATCTTCTCCAGCCGACAGGGggagctcgcgcgcaaggcTCAAACCGCCAGAGCCAAGGAGGTGTCCAAGA CACTGCCGCAGGCGCCTCGAGGCTCGTTCTGA
- a CDS encoding uncharacterized protein (Smg-4/UPF3 family): MPRGTKTPTARLKLVIRRLPPTLPEETFWRVVEPFVEGKYAWRRYVKGRPGDAYGVHPQHSRAYVLMNDTESLIAFHAGFDGHIFRAKTGAEFQAVVEYAAIEKTPYKAKAKKDAREGTIDDDPDFLAFLENRGVVETKPPLEIAPPPPQPTSTPLLDALRASASKSRAKAAKKKEKAAAKKDDKGTNAEAKSDKARAAALASISEAANKRAPKAGGGAVVMVAGKGREVFVAPADTVQDGDPRVSTKSDKEKKKRKPRKKKEAADEGGEPPSAAGGVGAGPGPAKEAAGKKDARAEGGVAVVDEASTDSKRRNRNRKRGGGGGGAGAGVGAGGGESRPAPVDGGGVEETASGLSRRQKARAAREQGGGAGGPPSAPRGRGRGGILPTEARIDM, translated from the exons ATGCCGCGTGGTACAAAAACGCCCACGGCGCGTCTCAAACTCGTCATccgccgccttcccccAACCTTGCCGGAAGAGACGTTctggcgcgtcgtcgagcccTTCGTCGAGGGAAAGTACGCTTGGCGGCGTTATGTCAAGGGCCGACCCGGAGACGC TTACGGCGTGCATCCACAACACTCACGCGCTTACGTGCTCATGAACGACACCGAGTCGCTCATTGCATTCCATGCAGGCTTTGACGGACATATCTTCCGCGCCAAGACTG gcgCCGAGTTCCaggccgtcgtcgagtATGCGGCGATCGAGAAGACACCGtacaaggccaaggcgaagaaggacgCACGTGAAGGGACCATCGACGACG ACCCAGACTTTCTCGCCTTTCTCGAGAACAGAGGCGTGGTTGAGACCAAGCCACCCCTCGAGATTGCCC cccctcctccccaaccaACCTCGACACCCCTGTTAGACGCATTacgcgcgtcggcgagtaAGAGCAGAGCCAAAgcggcgaagaagaaggagaaggcggcagccaagaaggacgacaagggcACGAATGCGGAAGCGAAGAGCGacaaggcgcgcgcggccgcacTCGCCTCCATATCCGAGGCGGCAAACAAGCGTGCGCCCAAggctggtggcggcgcggtggtCATGGTCGCCGGCAAGGGGCGCGAGGTGTTCGTCGCGCCCGCTGACACGGTGCAGGACGGCGATCCACGCGTCAGCACGAAGagcgacaaggagaagaagaagagaaaACCgcggaagaagaaggaggcggcagatgagggcggcgagccACCGAGCGCAGCCGGTGGAGTCGGGGCCGGGCCAGGGCCAGCAAAAGAGGCGGCCGGGAAGAAGGACGCGCGGGCAGAGGGTGGCGTCGCGGTggtggacgaggcgagCACCGACAGCAAGCGCCGGAATCGCAATCGCAAACGCgggggaggtggtggcggggctggggctggggttggggCTGGGGGCGGTGAGAGTCGACCTGCACCGGTTGAcgggggtggggtggaggagacggcgTCTGGACTGTCGCGGCGCCAGAAGGCCCGCGCTGCTCGCGAGCAGGGTGGCGGTGCCGGGGGACCGCCTTCGGCCCCGCGTgggcgcggtcgcggtggAATACTGCCGACTGAGGCGCGTATTGACATGTAA